The Acetivibrio saccincola genome window below encodes:
- the xylB gene encoding xylulokinase: protein MAYLLGVDIGTSGTKTVLFDEAGNTIASALEEYPLYQPNVGWAEQDPEDWWRATYKSINQVIAKSGIDASEIKGVGLSGQMHGAVLLDKDSNVLRRAIIWCDQRSYLECEQITSMIGKERLIEITANPALTGFTASKILWVKNNEPEIFEKVKKILLPKDYIRFRLTGEFATEVSDASGMQLMDIPNRKWSDEVLEKLEIDKSMLGTLYESYEITGKVHKEAAELTGLKEGTPVVGGGGDQAAGAVGNGIVRPGVISSTIGTSGVVFAFSDSVTIDPLGRVHTFCHAVPNTWHVMGVTQGAGLSLKWFRDNFCIEEKRTAELMDTDPYILMDQEAENVEPGCSGLIYLPYLMGERTPHLDPRAKGVFFGLSAKHEKPHFIRSVMEGVVYSLRDCLEIIKGMGIDVSQVRASGGGGKSKLWRQMQADVFGTDIVTISSSEGPALGVALLAGVGTGVYSSVPEACDAVIKVKTVQNANKDLYDKYNKYYNMYKRLYNSLKKDFYDLADIIE, encoded by the coding sequence ATGGCATATTTACTAGGAGTAGATATAGGTACATCGGGTACAAAAACAGTACTCTTTGATGAAGCAGGAAATACAATTGCCAGTGCATTGGAAGAATATCCTTTATATCAGCCCAACGTTGGATGGGCGGAACAGGATCCTGAAGACTGGTGGAGGGCTACGTATAAGTCAATAAACCAGGTTATAGCAAAAAGCGGGATTGATGCATCTGAAATTAAAGGTGTGGGTCTTTCGGGACAAATGCATGGTGCTGTTTTGCTGGATAAGGATTCAAATGTACTAAGAAGGGCAATAATCTGGTGCGACCAGAGAAGTTATTTAGAATGTGAACAGATTACTTCAATGATAGGAAAGGAAAGACTTATTGAGATAACAGCAAATCCTGCATTAACCGGATTTACTGCATCTAAAATACTATGGGTAAAAAATAATGAACCGGAAATTTTTGAAAAGGTGAAAAAAATACTTCTTCCAAAGGACTATATCAGATTCCGCCTAACCGGGGAATTTGCCACTGAAGTATCCGATGCCAGCGGTATGCAGCTAATGGATATACCAAATAGAAAGTGGAGTGACGAGGTATTAGAAAAGCTTGAGATAGATAAAAGTATGCTGGGAACTTTATATGAATCCTATGAAATAACCGGAAAAGTCCACAAAGAAGCAGCTGAGTTAACCGGACTTAAAGAAGGAACACCGGTAGTAGGTGGTGGTGGTGACCAGGCAGCAGGTGCGGTTGGAAATGGAATAGTAAGACCAGGGGTTATTTCTTCAACCATTGGTACTTCAGGAGTTGTATTTGCGTTCTCAGATAGTGTAACAATAGACCCCTTAGGAAGGGTGCATACTTTCTGCCACGCTGTACCCAACACCTGGCATGTAATGGGGGTTACCCAGGGAGCAGGCTTGTCTCTTAAATGGTTTAGGGATAATTTCTGCATAGAAGAAAAGAGAACTGCAGAGCTTATGGATACCGACCCTTATATACTAATGGATCAGGAAGCGGAAAATGTGGAGCCTGGCTGCAGTGGTCTTATTTATCTTCCATATCTCATGGGGGAGAGGACGCCCCATCTTGACCCTAGGGCAAAGGGAGTATTTTTCGGACTATCTGCAAAGCATGAAAAACCACATTTTATAAGGTCAGTCATGGAAGGGGTTGTATACAGCCTCAGGGATTGTCTGGAAATAATTAAAGGCATGGGAATAGATGTTTCCCAGGTAAGGGCTTCCGGAGGCGGCGGAAAGAGTAAATTATGGCGCCAGATGCAGGCAGATGTATTTGGAACAGACATTGTGACAATAAGCTCAAGTGAGGGCCCCGCTCTTGGTGTTGCACTCCTTGCGGGTGTAGGAACAGGTGTTTACAGCAGTGTGCCGGAGGCTTGTGATGCTGTTATTAAAGTAAAAACAGTACAAAATGCAAATAAGGACTTGTACGATAAATACAATAAGTATTATAATATGTACAAGAGACTTTATAATTCACTTAAAAAGGATTTTTATGATTTAGCTGATATAATTGAATAA
- the xylA gene encoding xylose isomerase, whose protein sequence is MAEFFKNISKIQYEGKDSDNPLAFKYYNPDEVIDGKTMKEHLRFAVAYWHTYQGVGVDPFGAGTAIRPWDDITDPMDLAKAKVEANFEFCEKLGVPYFCFHDRDIAPEASTLRETNKRLDEIVAKIKEYLKNSDVKLLWGTTNAFGHPRFVHGASTSPNADVFAFAAAQVKKAMEITLELGGENYVFWGGREGYETLLNTNMKLELDNMARFLQMAVDYAKEIGFKGQLLIEPKPKEPTKHQYDFDTATVYGFLLKYGLDKHFKMNIEANHATLAAHTFQHELRVARINGILGSIDANQGDLLLGWDTDQFPTNIYDTTLAMYEVIKAGGFTTGGLNFDAKVRRGSFEPEDLFYAHIAGMDAFAKGFKIANKIVKDGKFDKFIEERYKSYESGIGKDIVEGKVGFKELEEYALNNDQIKNVSGRQEVLEAILNQYILED, encoded by the coding sequence ATGGCAGAATTTTTTAAAAACATTTCAAAAATACAATATGAAGGAAAGGATTCAGATAATCCATTAGCATTTAAATACTACAATCCGGATGAAGTAATTGACGGAAAGACAATGAAAGAGCATCTAAGGTTTGCAGTTGCTTACTGGCATACTTACCAAGGCGTAGGTGTGGATCCCTTTGGAGCTGGAACAGCTATAAGACCTTGGGATGATATAACAGATCCTATGGATCTTGCTAAGGCAAAAGTAGAGGCAAATTTTGAGTTTTGTGAAAAGCTGGGTGTTCCGTATTTCTGTTTCCATGACAGGGATATAGCACCTGAGGCATCTACACTAAGAGAAACAAACAAAAGGCTTGATGAAATAGTTGCAAAAATAAAAGAATATTTAAAAAACAGCGATGTAAAACTTTTGTGGGGTACCACAAATGCATTTGGTCACCCTAGATTTGTACATGGGGCATCTACTTCTCCAAATGCAGATGTATTTGCATTTGCAGCAGCCCAGGTAAAAAAAGCAATGGAAATTACCCTTGAGCTTGGAGGGGAAAACTATGTATTCTGGGGCGGCAGAGAAGGTTATGAAACACTTCTCAATACCAATATGAAACTTGAGCTTGACAATATGGCAAGATTTTTACAAATGGCTGTTGATTATGCAAAAGAAATTGGATTTAAAGGCCAGCTGCTAATTGAGCCTAAGCCAAAGGAGCCTACAAAACATCAATATGACTTTGATACTGCAACTGTATATGGCTTCTTACTAAAATATGGATTAGATAAGCATTTCAAAATGAATATAGAAGCGAATCATGCTACTTTAGCTGCTCATACTTTCCAACATGAACTGCGTGTTGCAAGAATAAACGGAATACTTGGAAGTATAGATGCAAACCAGGGAGACCTGCTATTAGGATGGGATACCGACCAGTTCCCAACTAATATCTACGATACTACTTTAGCAATGTATGAAGTTATAAAAGCAGGCGGGTTTACAACAGGAGGATTAAACTTTGACGCTAAGGTAAGAAGAGGTTCCTTTGAGCCTGAAGATCTTTTCTATGCTCATATCGCAGGTATGGACGCATTTGCTAAAGGATTTAAAATTGCAAATAAAATTGTTAAGGATGGTAAATTCGATAAATTTATTGAGGAAAGATATAAGAGCTATGAAAGCGGCATAGGAAAAGACATTGTAGAAGGAAAAGTTGGATTTAAAGAGCTGGAAGAATATGCACTCAATAATGATCAGATTAAAAATGTTTCAGGCAGACAAGAAGTTCTTGAAGCTATACTTAACCAGTACATTTTAGAAGATTAA
- a CDS encoding aldose epimerase family protein: MGVIKEKFSDGKDFNNIDIYTLSNDSGMKAKITNYGGIVVSLFVPDSSGKIDDVVLGYDSLHNYFKNSCYFGGIIGRHANRIENSSFELNGKVYNLVKNEGKNHIHGGNIGFDSVVWNAEIIEEDGVEALKLTYRSKDGEENYPGNLDVTVIYKVTKDNALSIEYQAISDKDTVVNLTNHSYFNLSGHSYGDILNHEVMINADKFTPIDEYSIPTGEIRDVEGTPMDFRKMKPIKDAIEMEDIQITYGKGFDHNWVLNTKGITEKAAEVFDPVSKRRMEVYTTKPGVQFYTGNNIVDSKMGKDGVKYSKRSGFCLETQYFPNALKHKHFPSPILKAGEKYQHKTIYKFL, translated from the coding sequence ATGGGTGTTATTAAAGAAAAATTTTCAGACGGAAAAGATTTTAATAATATAGACATATACACGCTGTCTAATGATTCCGGGATGAAGGCTAAAATAACAAATTACGGAGGTATAGTTGTATCCCTTTTTGTTCCGGACAGTAGCGGGAAAATTGATGATGTTGTTTTAGGCTATGACAGCCTTCACAATTATTTTAAAAACAGCTGTTATTTTGGCGGGATAATCGGAAGGCATGCCAACAGGATTGAAAATTCATCCTTTGAACTTAACGGGAAAGTATATAATCTGGTGAAAAATGAGGGAAAAAACCATATTCACGGCGGCAATATAGGTTTTGACAGTGTGGTTTGGAATGCAGAAATAATTGAAGAAGATGGTGTGGAAGCACTTAAATTAACTTATAGAAGTAAGGACGGGGAAGAAAACTATCCAGGCAATCTTGATGTAACGGTAATATACAAAGTAACAAAGGACAACGCCCTTTCTATAGAATACCAAGCGATTTCTGACAAGGACACAGTGGTAAATCTCACAAATCATTCTTATTTTAATCTTTCAGGTCACAGCTATGGGGATATATTAAATCATGAAGTTATGATTAATGCAGACAAGTTTACTCCTATAGATGAATACTCAATACCTACAGGTGAAATAAGGGACGTGGAAGGAACTCCTATGGATTTCAGGAAAATGAAACCAATAAAAGATGCAATTGAAATGGAGGATATCCAGATTACTTACGGGAAGGGATTTGACCACAACTGGGTTTTAAATACAAAAGGTATAACGGAAAAAGCGGCAGAGGTGTTTGACCCGGTTAGTAAAAGGCGTATGGAAGTGTATACCACAAAGCCGGGAGTGCAGTTTTATACGGGGAATAATATCGTAGATTCAAAAATGGGGAAAGACGGTGTAAAATACAGCAAAAGAAGCGGATTTTGTCTTGAAACCCAGTATTTTCCCAACGCATTGAAGCACAAACATTTTCCCTCACCAATTCTAAAAGCAGGAGAAAAGTATCAGCATAAAACCATATATAAATTTTTATAA
- a CDS encoding homocysteine synthase, protein MKDRKFKFDTLQVHAGQEPDPATGSRAVPIYQTTSYVFKDAQHAEDLFSLKESGNIYTRIMNPTTDVLEKRIAALEGGVGALAVASGSAAITYAVMNIAGAGYEIVSASTLYGGTYNLFSVTLPKYGINTVFVDPDDPENFRKAINEKTKAVFIESIGNPSSNIIDIEEVAKIAHENGVPLIVDNTFGTPYLIRPFEFGADIVVHSATKFIGGHGTSIGGLIVDSGKFDWAASGRFPEFTEPDMSYHGLKYSEALGPLAYITKVRVQLLRDTGAAISPFNSFLLLQGLETLSLRVERHVSNTKKIVEFLKNHPNVAWVNYPGSEDSKYYNLAQKYFPKGPGSIFTFGIKGGVESAKKFIDSLEIFSLLANVADAKSLVIHPATTTHGQLSEEDQKAAGVTPDQIRLSIGIEDPEDLIYDLDQALKKAVE, encoded by the coding sequence ATGAAGGATAGAAAATTTAAGTTTGACACTTTGCAGGTACATGCAGGTCAAGAACCTGACCCTGCAACAGGCTCTAGGGCAGTTCCAATTTATCAGACTACTTCATATGTATTTAAAGATGCACAACATGCTGAGGATCTTTTTTCATTGAAAGAATCCGGCAATATATATACCAGAATAATGAATCCTACCACTGATGTTTTAGAAAAGAGAATTGCAGCCCTTGAAGGAGGGGTGGGGGCTTTGGCAGTTGCCTCAGGTTCTGCTGCCATAACTTATGCAGTAATGAATATTGCAGGAGCAGGGTATGAGATTGTATCAGCAAGCACTTTGTATGGAGGTACTTATAATTTATTTTCCGTTACATTACCTAAGTATGGCATAAATACGGTTTTTGTTGATCCGGACGATCCTGAGAATTTCAGAAAAGCAATTAATGAAAAAACAAAGGCGGTATTTATAGAATCCATAGGAAATCCAAGTTCCAATATAATTGATATTGAGGAAGTGGCAAAAATTGCCCACGAAAACGGGGTACCTTTAATTGTGGACAACACATTTGGAACACCTTACCTGATAAGACCTTTTGAGTTTGGGGCTGATATAGTTGTACATTCAGCAACAAAATTCATTGGTGGTCATGGTACCTCAATAGGGGGACTCATTGTTGATTCAGGTAAATTTGACTGGGCAGCAAGCGGCAGGTTTCCGGAATTTACAGAGCCGGACATGAGTTATCACGGATTGAAATATTCTGAAGCCCTTGGTCCCTTAGCGTATATTACTAAAGTAAGGGTGCAGCTATTAAGGGATACCGGTGCTGCAATCAGCCCGTTTAATTCCTTTTTGCTCCTTCAAGGTCTTGAGACTTTGTCCTTAAGGGTTGAAAGGCATGTTTCCAATACTAAAAAAATCGTTGAGTTTTTAAAGAATCATCCCAATGTGGCTTGGGTTAATTATCCGGGCAGCGAAGACAGCAAGTACTATAATCTTGCACAGAAATATTTTCCAAAGGGACCAGGCTCTATATTTACCTTTGGAATTAAGGGCGGAGTAGAGTCTGCTAAGAAGTTTATTGACAGTTTGGAAATTTTCTCCCTATTGGCAAACGTGGCAGATGCAAAATCCCTTGTAATTCACCCTGCAACTACTACTCACGGACAGCTTTCAGAGGAGGACCAAAAGGCTGCAGGGGTTACTCCGGACCAGATAAGACTTTCCATTGGAATTGAAGATCCGGAGGATCTTATTTATGACTTGGACCAGGCACTAAAAAAAGCAGTAGAGTAG
- a CDS encoding AI-2E family transporter, translating to MIDLLKRKRYILLDIGLILCVLVVIIILGQSFVNVIRPFIYALVLAYILNPLVNFIEKGKVKRVFAILIVFLSICIFVVSIFAIIIPKFAKDISVFITEEIPAIFNFVNKAIDDFKSGNLFKIPEVLYDYINIDNELKKIAKVISNAFSQLSTIIVEGTGTLLDIVLTPIIAFYYLKDKDIIINTFMKPINNNKRDKLKVIAKEIDTVLGGFIRGQLVIAVFVGILTGVGCKILGVPHSLTIGLVAGITNVIPYFGPWIGGILPVILAIMDSPIKALWVAIMIVIVQQLESAFISPQVMSRSVGLHPLLVMFSVLFFGKAFGIIGMIIGVPLTATIIVIVKHVLELRKSFKAKIQTANRGIE from the coding sequence ATGATTGATCTACTTAAAAGAAAGCGTTATATATTATTGGACATTGGTTTAATTCTATGTGTATTGGTGGTTATTATAATACTTGGTCAAAGTTTCGTGAACGTGATAAGACCTTTTATTTATGCTTTGGTTCTTGCATATATTTTAAATCCTTTGGTAAACTTTATTGAAAAGGGAAAAGTGAAAAGGGTTTTTGCAATACTGATTGTTTTTTTATCAATTTGTATTTTTGTTGTATCCATATTTGCGATAATTATACCTAAATTTGCAAAAGATATATCTGTTTTTATCACAGAGGAAATTCCTGCAATTTTTAATTTTGTAAATAAAGCCATAGATGATTTCAAGTCGGGAAATTTGTTTAAAATACCCGAAGTGTTGTACGATTATATAAACATAGACAATGAATTAAAGAAAATTGCAAAAGTCATAAGTAATGCCTTTAGTCAACTTTCAACTATAATAGTGGAAGGTACAGGCACACTTTTAGACATAGTGCTGACGCCTATAATTGCTTTTTATTATCTTAAGGATAAAGATATAATTATAAATACATTTATGAAACCTATAAATAACAATAAAAGGGATAAATTAAAGGTAATTGCAAAGGAAATAGATACTGTGTTAGGCGGTTTTATAAGGGGACAGCTGGTAATAGCTGTTTTTGTTGGCATACTTACAGGTGTGGGATGCAAAATATTGGGGGTTCCCCACTCCCTTACAATTGGACTGGTGGCAGGAATTACCAATGTTATCCCTTATTTTGGACCATGGATAGGAGGAATATTGCCGGTAATCCTTGCTATTATGGATAGTCCCATAAAGGCTTTGTGGGTTGCCATAATGATAGTTATTGTACAGCAGTTAGAATCTGCATTTATTTCTCCCCAGGTTATGTCCCGCAGTGTAGGTCTGCACCCTCTTTTAGTTATGTTTTCAGTTTTATTTTTTGGAAAAGCTTTTGGTATTATTGGTATGATAATAGGTGTGCCTTTGACGGCAACTATAATAGTAATAGTTAAACATGTTTTAGAACTAAGAAAATCCTTTAAAGCAAAAATTCAAACAGCAAACAGAGGTATAGAATAA
- the gmk gene encoding guanylate kinase translates to MLVILSGSSGVGKNTVINKISKENSNIELMPTMTTREMRPGEEPGKPYTFVTKEEFEQMIKNEELLEYQIVHGYYYGTPKKVVEEKLKSGKVLIKDIDVDGTQVLVKKLPKVVTIFIKPASKEQLIERLKSRGETRIETRIARYEYEEEMSKNYQYIVINDKLEEAVAEIKNIIDKEYKKLNSQN, encoded by the coding sequence ATGCTTGTTATTTTATCAGGAAGTTCCGGAGTAGGTAAAAATACAGTTATTAACAAAATATCAAAAGAAAACAGCAATATTGAGCTAATGCCCACTATGACCACAAGGGAAATGAGACCTGGTGAAGAACCGGGGAAGCCCTATACATTTGTAACAAAAGAAGAGTTTGAACAGATGATAAAAAATGAGGAGCTTTTGGAGTATCAGATAGTCCATGGGTATTATTACGGAACCCCTAAAAAAGTTGTTGAAGAAAAGCTTAAAAGCGGAAAAGTTCTCATAAAAGATATTGATGTGGACGGTACCCAGGTTTTAGTAAAAAAACTACCAAAAGTTGTTACCATATTTATAAAACCTGCTTCAAAAGAACAGCTTATTGAGAGGCTTAAGTCACGGGGGGAGACAAGAATTGAAACGAGAATTGCCAGGTACGAATATGAAGAAGAAATGTCTAAGAACTATCAATATATTGTAATAAATGATAAACTAGAAGAAGCAGTTGCTGAAATTAAAAATATAATTGATAAAGAATATAAAAAATTAAACTCTCAAAACTAA
- the trpB gene encoding tryptophan synthase subunit beta yields the protein MPKGRFGIHGGQYIPETLMNAVNELEESYEKFKKDQAFLKELEDLLKNYAGRPSLLYYAEKMTEDLGGAKVYLKREDLNHTGSHKINNVLGQVLLAKYMGKTRVIAETGAGQHGVATATAAALLGLECEIFMGKEDTERQALNVFRMKLLGAKVHTVTSGTQTLKDAVNETMREWARRVEDTHYVLGSVMGPHPFPTIVRDMQSIIGREVRKQILEKEGKLPDVLMACIGGGSNAIGLFYDFIEDKEVRLIGCEAAGHGVDTDKNAATMTVGTLGIFHGMKSYFCQDEYGQIAPVYSISAGLDYPGVGPEHANLKDMGRAEYVAVTDEEAVEAFEYLSKTEGIIPAIESAHAVAYAKKIAPKMKKDQIIVISLSGRGDKDVAAIARYRGEEIYE from the coding sequence ATGCCGAAGGGAAGATTTGGCATCCATGGGGGACAGTACATTCCGGAAACCCTTATGAATGCAGTTAATGAACTTGAAGAAAGCTATGAGAAATTTAAAAAAGACCAGGCTTTTCTTAAAGAGCTGGAAGATTTATTAAAAAATTATGCCGGCAGACCGTCACTTCTCTACTATGCAGAGAAAATGACTGAGGATTTAGGGGGGGCAAAAGTTTATTTAAAGAGGGAGGATCTTAACCATACAGGTTCACATAAAATAAACAATGTATTAGGTCAGGTACTTCTTGCAAAATATATGGGGAAAACCCGTGTAATTGCAGAAACAGGGGCAGGACAGCACGGGGTGGCAACTGCAACGGCAGCGGCACTTTTAGGGCTGGAATGTGAAATTTTCATGGGTAAGGAAGATACAGAAAGACAAGCATTAAATGTTTTTAGGATGAAGCTTTTAGGGGCAAAAGTACACACCGTTACAAGCGGGACCCAGACCCTGAAGGATGCAGTTAATGAAACAATGCGTGAGTGGGCAAGGAGAGTGGAGGACACTCATTATGTATTGGGTTCTGTAATGGGACCTCACCCTTTTCCTACAATTGTGAGGGATATGCAAAGCATTATAGGCAGGGAGGTCAGAAAACAAATTTTAGAAAAAGAAGGAAAGCTGCCGGATGTTTTAATGGCATGCATTGGAGGCGGCAGCAATGCCATAGGACTGTTTTATGATTTTATTGAAGATAAAGAAGTTAGGCTCATAGGATGTGAAGCTGCAGGGCATGGTGTGGATACAGATAAAAATGCAGCTACCATGACAGTTGGAACCCTTGGCATATTCCATGGAATGAAGTCGTATTTTTGCCAGGACGAATACGGTCAAATTGCACCTGTTTATTCAATTTCTGCAGGGCTGGACTATCCTGGAGTGGGACCGGAACACGCAAATTTGAAAGATATGGGAAGGGCAGAATATGTGGCTGTTACTGATGAAGAAGCAGTAGAAGCCTTTGAATACCTTTCAAAGACAGAGGGAATTATTCCAGCAATTGAAAGCGCCCATGCAGTGGCCTATGCAAAAAAAATTGCACCAAAAATGAAAAAAGACCAGATAATTGTAATTTCTCTTTCCGGAAGAGGGGATAAAGATGTGGCTGCAATAGCCCGTTATAGGGGGGAAGAAATATATGAGTAA
- the trpA gene encoding tryptophan synthase subunit alpha, whose protein sequence is MSKIKQVFENKKAFIPFITAGDPNLKTTEELVIKMADAGADLIELGIPFSDPVAEGPVIEAASYRALKAGATTDKIFDMVSNIRKTCSVPIAFMTYANPVFTYGTDKFMRKCKEVDVSAVIIPDIPFEEKEEILPFSSKYGIDFISMIAPTSKNRIRAISREAQGFLYCVSSMGVTGVREDIGSDVEEMIKIAKEENDIPCAVGFGISTPEQAARLSKISDGVIVGSAIVKIIGKYGENCIPHVLEYVREIKRAIS, encoded by the coding sequence ATGAGTAAAATAAAGCAGGTATTTGAAAATAAAAAAGCTTTTATACCATTTATTACGGCGGGTGATCCTAACCTTAAAACTACTGAAGAACTGGTAATAAAGATGGCTGATGCAGGTGCAGATTTAATTGAACTTGGCATACCCTTTTCTGACCCGGTTGCAGAAGGACCGGTAATAGAGGCAGCCAGCTACCGTGCATTAAAGGCGGGAGCCACCACTGATAAAATTTTTGATATGGTATCAAATATTAGAAAGACATGCAGCGTTCCAATAGCTTTCATGACATATGCCAATCCTGTATTTACCTATGGAACTGATAAGTTTATGAGAAAGTGCAAAGAAGTGGATGTGTCAGCAGTTATCATTCCTGATATCCCTTTCGAAGAAAAAGAAGAGATTCTTCCCTTTTCATCAAAATACGGGATTGACTTTATTTCCATGATTGCCCCAACTTCAAAAAACCGTATACGTGCCATTTCCCGTGAAGCACAAGGGTTTTTGTATTGTGTTTCTTCAATGGGGGTAACAGGTGTCCGTGAGGATATAGGCAGTGATGTGGAGGAAATGATTAAAATAGCCAAAGAGGAAAATGATATTCCATGTGCAGTGGGGTTTGGAATTTCCACTCCAGAGCAGGCGGCAAGATTGAGCAAAATTTCCGATGGGGTGATTGTGGGAAGTGCTATTGTAAAAATCATAGGAAAATACGGGGAAAACTGCATTCCCCATGTACTGGAATATGTGAGGGAAATAAAGAGAGCCATTAGCTAG
- a CDS encoding S-layer homology domain-containing protein: MKRKVLAIFFVFVFIMTSVKVSGISKPEEENLEIITPVAIMEREPYYENQKITVVFSIKNKGKNPIYIDSITAAAVNEEDQYSNSQWFRSVVIEPGKSYHFKGDIAFEKAGKYSVFICYKKQNGGWVKFDDPSLALEIEINKKDNGFEEVKFLPNAYKGHQYGPVEVFINDDYKNVNFSDIDLPEGLKITKDGCITGIPANSGEFTFEIHFKNGMKEVYKLTVEEDTGSLFNRTAIKKDNFVFPGTKSNTFSDIQNHWAKDTIMRMYSLGIIKGFPDGTFCPDSPVTRAELSAIVFNAFNFSSGEESESDDEKKFTDIEKHWAQKFIAEVSNHFIFIEDDIFSPDTPANRQETTAVIASAAGLNNSYTNPSVVDCVFKDSQSISEPLKELIAQCYLKGIIRGYEDGTFGPDSNVTRAEVCTIIENVLISGVTTDILSSRPFYNQEHLEDEGNSFQEFLAENYADEGYLIPATRGGSSGIDKRKLRELRLEYIFGKNSDGTYKFYKTKEEADANMVDIDIKVWDFDPNTGEKITKTLKLTVNKKIADETLEIFDLIYRHEEKFPIKSVVGYTWRPPYGSNNRISEHNYGTAIDINWAENPQVINGVAVTQGHWQPGVNPYSIPADGSVVRIFKSYQWAWGGDAWGSHNRDYMHFSFLGN; the protein is encoded by the coding sequence ATGAAAAGAAAAGTATTGGCTATTTTTTTTGTTTTTGTTTTTATTATGACCAGTGTAAAAGTTTCAGGTATAAGTAAACCGGAGGAGGAAAACTTAGAGATAATTACACCGGTTGCCATTATGGAGAGGGAGCCCTATTATGAGAATCAAAAGATAACAGTTGTATTTTCCATAAAAAACAAAGGCAAAAATCCAATTTACATAGATTCTATAACAGCGGCAGCAGTCAATGAAGAGGATCAGTATTCAAATTCCCAATGGTTCAGGTCTGTTGTAATTGAGCCTGGCAAGTCATATCATTTTAAAGGGGATATTGCCTTTGAAAAAGCAGGAAAATATAGTGTTTTCATTTGTTATAAAAAGCAAAACGGCGGATGGGTTAAATTTGATGACCCTTCTTTAGCTTTAGAAATAGAAATAAATAAAAAAGATAATGGTTTTGAGGAAGTTAAATTTTTGCCAAATGCCTATAAAGGTCACCAATATGGACCTGTAGAAGTATTTATAAATGATGATTATAAAAATGTCAATTTTAGTGACATAGACTTACCGGAAGGCTTAAAAATTACAAAAGATGGATGCATTACAGGGATTCCGGCTAATTCAGGGGAATTTACATTTGAAATACATTTTAAAAATGGTATGAAAGAAGTGTATAAGCTTACTGTAGAAGAAGATACCGGTTCACTATTTAATAGGACAGCCATAAAAAAAGACAATTTTGTTTTTCCGGGTACAAAGTCAAATACATTTTCAGATATACAAAATCACTGGGCTAAAGACACAATTATGCGCATGTATTCATTGGGCATTATAAAAGGTTTTCCTGACGGGACCTTCTGTCCTGACAGTCCTGTAACCAGGGCGGAGCTTTCAGCAATTGTCTTCAATGCTTTTAATTTTTCATCAGGTGAAGAAAGTGAAAGTGATGATGAAAAGAAGTTTACTGATATAGAAAAGCATTGGGCGCAAAAATTTATAGCAGAGGTATCTAATCATTTTATATTTATAGAGGATGATATTTTTAGTCCGGACACACCTGCCAACAGGCAAGAGACAACTGCTGTTATTGCAAGTGCAGCAGGACTTAATAATTCATATACCAACCCTTCAGTTGTAGACTGCGTTTTTAAAGATTCACAATCAATTTCTGAGCCTTTAAAAGAATTAATAGCCCAGTGCTACTTAAAAGGCATTATCAGGGGCTATGAAGACGGTACGTTCGGTCCGGATTCAAATGTAACCAGGGCTGAAGTTTGCACCATTATTGAAAATGTCCTTATAAGCGGTGTTACAACAGATATTCTTTCATCCAGACCTTTTTATAACCAGGAGCATTTAGAAGATGAAGGGAATTCATTTCAAGAGTTTTTAGCTGAGAACTATGCTGATGAAGGTTATTTAATTCCTGCCACCAGAGGTGGCTCTTCCGGAATTGACAAAAGAAAACTCAGAGAATTGAGACTTGAATATATTTTTGGCAAAAACAGCGATGGTACATATAAGTTTTATAAAACCAAAGAAGAAGCAGATGCCAATATGGTGGATATTGATATTAAAGTTTGGGATTTTGACCCTAATACAGGGGAGAAAATTACAAAAACACTAAAGTTGACGGTTAACAAGAAAATTGCAGATGAGACTTTGGAGATATTTGATTTAATATACCGGCACGAAGAAAAGTTCCCCATTAAATCGGTGGTGGGATATACCTGGAGACCACCGTACGGCTCCAACAACAGAATTTCAGAACACAATTACGGGACTGCCATAGATATAAACTGGGCGGAAAACCCCCAGGTAATAAACGGGGTGGCAGTTACCCAGGGACATTGGCAGCCGGGGGTAAATCCATACTCCATACCGGCAGACGGCTCAGTGGTTAGAATATTTAAGTCTTACCAATGGGCATGGGGCGGCGATGCCTGGGGAAGCCACAACAGGGACTATATGCACTTTAGTTTTTTGGGAAATTAA